A genomic region of Oncorhynchus masou masou isolate Uvic2021 unplaced genomic scaffold, UVic_Omas_1.1 unplaced_scaffold_1384, whole genome shotgun sequence contains the following coding sequences:
- the LOC135530574 gene encoding 23 kDa integral membrane protein-like — protein MGNGRTYTRGLCITFNVLLLVSGVFLFVVGVSYSFRHPPEFDHRSTLHEMYVLNVFGPMTVLFSVLGGYAAYRDKRILLILYVVFMTCEFIAIVIIAVPMVRAQPKMEEILDRRFQSVTPLHDTEPSVQKELNKLQASDQCCGLRGHSDWGCHIPLSCYCPPLPPDNSLDSLCETVNLGLQNTMLDCQHNNTHGRTTTSVSQERWVYSKPCGPILKRHMNFLIQIMIGFISTFATIMIAAIVMSLVVLALQIRSTEPPLNDSLNRVKYQLSPLAVT, from the exons ATGGGGAATGGCAGAACGTACACGAGAGGACTGTGTATCACTTTCAATGTCCTGCTTCTG GTATCTGGGGTATTTCTGTTCGTAGTTGGGGTTTCATACAGCTTCCGACACCCTCCTGAG TTTGACCATCGGAGTACCCTCCATGAGATGTACGTACTAAATGTGTTTGGACCCATGACGGTACTGTTCTCCGTCCTGGGAGGCTACGCTGCCTACAGAGACAAGAGAATCCTGCTGATCCTG TATGTTGTCTTCATGACCTGTGAATTCATAGCCATCGTAATCATCGCTGTGCCAATGGTTCGCGCCCAACCGAAG ATGGAGGAGATTCTGGACAGAAGGTTTCAATCTGTGACTCCTCTTCACGATACTGAACCATCGGTCCAGAAGGAGCTGAACAAACTCCAGGCATca GATCAATGCTGTGGACTGCGTGGCCACTCAGACTGGGGTTGTCACATTCCactctcctgctactgtcctccactccctccagacAACTCTTTGGACAGTCTATGTGAGACTGTAAATCTAGGCCTACAGAACACTATG CTAGACTGTCAGCACAATAACACCCACGGACGAACTACAACTTCAGTGTCCCAGGAGCGCTGGGTGTACAGCAAG CCTTGTGGTCCCATCCTGAAGAGACACATGAACTTCCTGATTCAGATCATGATCGGATTCATCTCTACATTTGCCACCATTATG ATTGCTGCCATAGTGATGTCTCTGGTAGTGCTGGCCCTTCAGATTCGGTCCACGGAGCCACCGCTCAACGACAGCCTCAACAGAGTCAAGTACCAACTCAGTCCTCTAGCTGTCACCTGA